A stretch of the Psychroserpens sp. Hel_I_66 genome encodes the following:
- a CDS encoding ABC transporter substrate-binding protein, with product MKYVSLIIVALILFSCKEEKGIISELPKTEKQTGLIYAKGFQVESAGNHKILTINSPWPKSENTFKYVLISAEEAAKTTFMRDQYDGIIITPIKKIVVTSTTHVPALELLNVEKTLTGFPGTDYVSSEKTRARIDNGNVRELGKNEGINTEVLLELRPDVVVAFGVDGTNKSMETIQKARIPVIYNGDWVEKTPLAKAEWIKFFGLLYNKEKEADSIFREIETDYLEAKKIALDATTKPTILCGAMYKDIWYLPNGTSPEAQFLADANTNYLWSETTGSGSLSLSFEAVFEKAKDADLWLSPSYYSSYEALETSNSHYTQFGAFQNKNIFTFSNTTGKTGGVTYYELGMARPDLVLKDMIKICHPELLQDYETTFFKPLKLTDTTD from the coding sequence TTGAAATACGTATCCCTAATAATTGTTGCACTAATTTTATTTTCTTGTAAAGAAGAGAAAGGAATCATTAGCGAATTGCCAAAAACCGAAAAGCAAACTGGACTAATCTACGCTAAAGGATTTCAAGTGGAGAGTGCAGGAAACCATAAAATATTGACCATAAATAGCCCATGGCCTAAAAGCGAAAATACATTTAAGTATGTTTTGATTTCTGCGGAAGAAGCTGCGAAAACGACATTTATGAGAGATCAATATGATGGCATCATCATCACGCCAATTAAAAAAATAGTCGTAACCTCAACAACTCACGTTCCTGCATTAGAGCTTTTAAATGTTGAAAAAACATTAACAGGGTTCCCTGGCACAGATTATGTTTCTTCGGAAAAAACAAGAGCTAGGATTGATAATGGAAACGTTAGAGAACTCGGTAAAAACGAAGGCATCAACACCGAAGTGCTTTTAGAACTGAGACCTGATGTAGTAGTAGCTTTTGGAGTAGATGGTACAAATAAGAGTATGGAAACCATCCAAAAAGCTAGAATTCCAGTAATTTACAATGGTGATTGGGTTGAAAAGACACCATTGGCAAAAGCTGAATGGATCAAGTTCTTTGGATTACTATATAACAAGGAAAAAGAAGCAGATTCTATTTTCAGGGAAATTGAAACCGATTATCTAGAAGCTAAAAAAATAGCCTTAGACGCGACTACAAAACCAACTATTTTATGCGGAGCGATGTATAAGGATATTTGGTATTTGCCAAATGGCACAAGCCCAGAAGCTCAATTTCTTGCAGATGCCAATACCAACTATTTATGGAGCGAAACCACAGGAAGCGGGAGTTTATCACTTAGCTTCGAAGCTGTATTCGAAAAAGCAAAAGATGCCGATTTATGGTTAAGTCCGTCGTATTATTCAAGTTACGAAGCCTTAGAAACATCAAATTCCCACTATACCCAGTTTGGTGCATTTCAGAATAAAAACATTTTTACGTTTTCTAATACTACTGGAAAAACCGGTGGAGTTACGTATTATGAGTTGGGTATGGCGAGACCAGATTTGGTACTCAAGGATATGATTAAAATTTGCCACCCAGAATTATTACAGGATTATGAGACGACTTTTTTCAAACCTTTAAAATTAACTGATACAACAGACTGA
- a CDS encoding DUF4252 domain-containing protein produces MNTSIKTIIMMFVLVVTLQSCNQDLTLQTYYVDNELAPGFTSLDVPISMLKIDEESLTKEQLEAYESIEKLSVIAFVLDENNKEQMEIEYGKVKTILKDPKYEELMRGGNSTDGKFVIKCIGEGDNVDEFILFGNSNDTGFAVIRVLGDDMNFTKIAQLAKVLQDSDIDNSQLGKFSEFFK; encoded by the coding sequence ATGAACACATCAATCAAAACTATAATCATGATGTTTGTTTTGGTTGTAACCCTACAAAGTTGCAACCAAGATTTAACATTGCAAACCTACTACGTAGACAATGAGCTAGCTCCAGGATTTACGTCTTTGGATGTGCCTATTAGCATGTTGAAAATCGATGAAGAGTCACTCACAAAAGAACAATTGGAAGCCTATGAATCTATAGAGAAACTAAGTGTTATCGCATTTGTTCTTGATGAAAATAATAAGGAACAAATGGAGATCGAATATGGGAAAGTAAAGACCATCTTAAAAGATCCAAAGTATGAGGAATTGATGCGTGGCGGAAACTCCACAGATGGAAAATTCGTAATTAAGTGCATAGGAGAAGGCGATAATGTAGACGAGTTTATACTCTTCGGAAATTCTAACGATACAGGTTTTGCTGTTATAAGGGTTTTGGGTGATGATATGAACTTTACTAAAATCGCACAGCTTGCAAAAGTATTACAGGATTCAGATATTGACAATTCCCAATTGGGTAAATTTTCAGAATTCTTTAAATAA
- a CDS encoding RNA polymerase sigma factor — MTQTDFTKLVMPFKDKVFRLAKRLLVSREEAEDATQEILLKLWKNKQKIADYNNVEAFSMTMTKNFCLDRLKSKQAQNLKIVHSNYEEKNTSLEKQVEARDSVDWVSKIIEELPEQQKIILQLRDIEEYDFEEIAKVVDMNPTAIRVALSRARKTIREKLTNTHRYGIK; from the coding sequence ATGACACAAACTGATTTTACAAAATTGGTAATGCCTTTTAAGGATAAGGTCTTTCGTTTAGCTAAAAGACTGCTGGTTTCTCGAGAAGAAGCAGAAGACGCAACGCAAGAGATTTTATTGAAATTATGGAAGAATAAACAGAAAATTGCCGACTACAATAACGTTGAAGCATTTTCGATGACCATGACAAAGAATTTTTGTTTAGATCGATTGAAATCAAAACAGGCACAGAATTTGAAAATAGTTCATAGTAATTACGAAGAGAAAAACACCTCTTTGGAGAAGCAAGTAGAAGCTAGGGACAGTGTGGATTGGGTGTCAAAAATAATTGAGGAGTTGCCAGAGCAACAAAAAATAATATTACAGCTTAGAGATATAGAAGAGTATGATTTTGAGGAGATTGCAAAAGTAGTAGATATGAATCCTACAGCAATTAGAGTCGCGTTATCAAGAGCTAGAAAAACAATAAGAGAAAAATTAACTAATACACATCGCTATGGTATTAAATAG
- the purB gene encoding adenylosuccinate lyase yields the protein MSISSLNAISPIDGRYRNKVSQLADYFSEEALIKYRVLVEIEYFIALCEANLPQLADVDAAVFEDLRSIYKTFSSEDAQAIKDIEATTNHDVKAVEYFIKEKFDALKLEKFKEFIHFGLTSQDINNTAIPLSIKEAMNAVYVPEYLEVLNRLKELAKDWADIPMLARTHGQPASPTRLGKEIEVFAVRLEEQFNLLNDVPSAAKFGGATGNFNAHKVAYPNVDWKAFGTKFVQEKLGLYHSFPTTQIEHYDHMAALFDALKRINTILIDLDRDIWTYVSMDYFKQKIKKGEVGSSAMPHKVNPIDFENSEGNLGLANAIFEHLSAKLPISRLQRDLTDSTVLRNVGVPFGHTIIGFKSTLKGLNKLLLNEPKFAQDLENNWAVVAEAIQTILRREAYPNPYEALKGLTRTNSVINEKSISEFIDTLEVSEDIKTELKSINPSNYTGI from the coding sequence ATGTCAATATCATCTCTCAATGCCATCTCACCAATTGATGGTCGCTATAGAAATAAAGTGAGTCAACTTGCCGATTACTTTTCTGAAGAAGCTCTTATAAAATATCGTGTTTTAGTAGAAATCGAATATTTTATTGCGCTTTGCGAAGCAAATTTACCTCAATTAGCAGATGTTGATGCAGCGGTTTTTGAAGATTTAAGAAGTATTTATAAAACTTTTTCTTCGGAAGATGCACAAGCCATAAAAGATATTGAGGCCACAACAAACCATGATGTTAAAGCGGTTGAGTATTTTATAAAGGAAAAATTTGACGCACTCAAGTTAGAAAAATTTAAAGAGTTTATCCATTTTGGATTAACATCTCAAGATATCAATAATACAGCCATTCCATTGAGCATTAAAGAGGCGATGAACGCTGTGTATGTGCCAGAATATTTAGAGGTTTTAAACAGACTAAAAGAATTGGCTAAAGACTGGGCTGACATCCCGATGTTGGCAAGAACACATGGCCAACCTGCCTCTCCTACTCGACTAGGCAAAGAAATTGAAGTTTTTGCAGTACGATTAGAAGAGCAATTCAATTTATTGAATGATGTCCCTAGTGCAGCAAAGTTTGGTGGCGCAACCGGCAATTTCAATGCACACAAAGTGGCTTACCCAAATGTAGATTGGAAGGCGTTCGGGACAAAATTTGTACAAGAAAAGTTAGGCTTATACCATTCTTTTCCAACAACACAAATTGAGCATTACGATCACATGGCAGCTTTGTTTGATGCCTTGAAACGCATCAACACGATTCTTATCGACCTAGATCGTGATATTTGGACTTATGTCTCTATGGACTATTTCAAACAAAAAATCAAAAAAGGGGAAGTTGGGAGTAGTGCAATGCCACATAAAGTAAACCCTATAGATTTTGAAAACTCTGAAGGTAATCTAGGTCTCGCAAATGCTATTTTTGAACACTTATCTGCAAAACTGCCTATTTCGAGATTACAGCGCGATTTAACAGATAGTACGGTACTTAGAAATGTTGGTGTGCCTTTTGGACATACCATCATTGGTTTTAAATCAACTTTAAAAGGACTAAACAAACTATTGCTTAACGAGCCAAAATTTGCCCAAGATTTAGAAAATAACTGGGCTGTTGTTGCAGAGGCAATCCAAACGATTTTACGTCGTGAAGCATACCCTAATCCTTATGAAGCATTGAAAGGTTTGACGAGAACCAATAGCGTTATTAACGAAAAGTCTATTTCAGAATTTATTGATACCTTAGAGGTTTCCGAAGACATTAAAACGGAATTAAAATCCATCAACCCAAGTAACTATACAGGAATATAA
- a CDS encoding heme-binding domain-containing protein: MKIIKKILVVLLVVFIIMQFFGPDRNEGKLSTVDAFIAETNPPSKVQNILETTCFDCHSDFTRYPWYDKITPVNYWLAEHIEDGKKHFNASAWSDYDLKKKEHKIHELVEEVEEKKMPLESYTYTHGDANLTDEQIAAVVAWGKQVRAKYQEQLKAQ, from the coding sequence ATGAAAATTATTAAAAAAATACTTGTTGTGCTCTTAGTTGTATTTATCATAATGCAATTTTTTGGACCAGATAGAAACGAAGGTAAATTATCTACTGTTGATGCTTTCATTGCAGAGACAAATCCGCCAAGCAAAGTTCAAAATATATTAGAGACCACTTGTTTTGATTGCCATAGTGATTTTACGAGATATCCATGGTACGATAAGATTACACCAGTAAATTATTGGTTGGCAGAGCATATTGAAGACGGAAAAAAACATTTTAACGCGTCTGCTTGGAGTGATTACGATTTGAAAAAGAAAGAACATAAAATCCATGAATTGGTAGAGGAGGTTGAAGAAAAAAAGATGCCTTTAGAATCTTACACCTATACGCATGGTGATGCCAATTTAACAGATGAGCAAATCGCAGCAGTTGTTGCGTGGGGAAAACAAGTGAGAGCCAAATATCAAGAGCAGCTAAAAGCACAATAG
- a CDS encoding FecCD family ABC transporter permease, translated as MKTQHTYAFIILAIVLLLCFVVNISLGSVSIPISEVFQSILGQSSNESWQYIIQDYRLPKAFTAILVGSGLGISGLLMQTLFRNPLAGPFVLGISSGASLGVALVILGSGLFGGVFTGFLISKWSIVIAASLGSFLVLLAVLLVSSKVRDTMAILIIGLMFGSITAAIVSVLSYFSSAEQLQQYIFWGFGSLGNLSWNELFIFFIIYGFGMLLAISSIKALNTFLLGENYARSLGLNVKTSRFIIIIATSLLAGTITAFAGPIAFIGLAIPHMTRQIFNTSNHKTLLPAVFLFGAIIMLICDSIAQLPTSDYTLPINAITSLIGAPVVVWLLVRQRKMVF; from the coding sequence ATGAAAACCCAGCACACATATGCGTTCATTATCTTAGCAATAGTCTTGTTGCTCTGCTTTGTTGTGAATATTAGTTTAGGCTCTGTGAGTATTCCAATTTCCGAAGTATTTCAAAGTATTTTAGGGCAATCGAGTAATGAATCCTGGCAATATATCATTCAAGATTATCGCCTCCCAAAAGCGTTTACTGCAATTTTGGTTGGTTCGGGTTTGGGTATTTCAGGATTATTGATGCAAACCTTATTTAGAAATCCATTGGCTGGACCTTTTGTTTTAGGGATTAGCTCTGGCGCAAGTTTAGGTGTAGCATTGGTTATTTTAGGATCTGGGTTGTTTGGAGGTGTTTTTACCGGTTTTCTTATTTCAAAATGGAGCATTGTCATTGCTGCAAGTTTAGGTAGTTTTTTGGTGTTGTTGGCAGTATTACTGGTTTCCTCCAAAGTGAGGGACACGATGGCAATTTTAATTATAGGACTCATGTTTGGGAGTATAACCGCAGCAATAGTGAGTGTTCTTTCCTATTTTAGTTCTGCGGAACAATTGCAACAATACATATTTTGGGGTTTTGGAAGTTTAGGTAATCTCTCGTGGAATGAATTGTTTATTTTCTTTATTATTTATGGCTTCGGAATGTTGTTAGCCATCTCTTCAATAAAAGCCCTGAACACCTTTTTACTTGGAGAGAACTATGCCAGAAGTTTAGGTTTAAATGTAAAGACCAGCAGATTTATCATCATTATCGCAACGAGTTTATTAGCAGGAACAATTACTGCATTTGCTGGACCCATTGCGTTTATTGGTTTGGCCATTCCGCATATGACACGACAAATTTTTAATACTTCAAATCATAAAACATTATTACCGGCGGTATTTTTATTTGGTGCTATTATCATGCTAATTTGTGATAGTATTGCGCAATTACCAACTAGCGATTACACATTACCAATCAATGCAATTACCTCTTTAATTGGTGCTCCTGTGGTGGTTTGGTTGTTGGTTAGGCAACGTAAAATGGTGTTTTGA
- a CDS encoding S41 family peptidase has product MRLLKISIIFILTLSLTSCFEDRDDNVIAASEINDFVWKGMNAVYLYKDEIPDLANDRFSTNEEYGAYLNSFSDPQDLFNSLIYMPETVDRFSRLIPNYIEFEQQLAGTSKSNGLEFNLYLEPGSDTEVFGVIRLVLNNSVASSLGLQRGQIFDAVNGTQLNTSNLNSLLGQDTYTLNFANYNDNGTTAVEDDTITSTTNSQSLTKEVYTENPVHLTSIINVGGENVGYLVYNGFTSNFNSQLNDAFATFQANTVQHLVLDLRYNPGGSVLTASYLGSMITGQFTGDVYSKLFYNNNLQSNNRDFQFVNNIDGSPINSLNLNKVYILTTSRSASASELVINSLNPYIEVVLIGDITTGKTQASSTIYDSPELFNKDGVNPNHTYAMQPLIANSVNVNEALVPSTGLIPDITLIESPRNFGTLGDINEPLLAAALADIEGLGRFSRQEIEFRAIKSDINLKPFEEGMYIDNSDLIINRLQLK; this is encoded by the coding sequence ATGCGACTATTAAAAATTAGTATAATATTTATCCTAACATTGTCACTAACCAGTTGTTTTGAGGATAGAGATGACAATGTAATTGCTGCTAGTGAAATTAACGATTTTGTTTGGAAGGGTATGAACGCAGTCTATCTATATAAAGACGAAATCCCAGATTTAGCAAATGACCGTTTTTCAACAAATGAAGAATATGGTGCTTATCTTAACAGTTTTTCTGATCCTCAAGATTTGTTCAATTCTTTAATTTATATGCCAGAAACGGTAGATCGTTTTAGTAGGTTGATCCCAAACTACATTGAATTTGAGCAGCAACTCGCAGGAACTTCAAAAAGTAACGGACTAGAATTCAACTTATATTTAGAACCAGGAAGTGATACCGAAGTTTTTGGAGTCATAAGATTAGTTCTCAACAACAGTGTAGCAAGTAGTTTAGGTTTACAACGTGGTCAAATCTTTGATGCAGTAAATGGAACACAATTAAACACAAGCAACTTGAACAGTTTGCTAGGTCAAGATACATATACCTTAAATTTTGCAAACTATAATGATAATGGCACAACTGCAGTAGAAGACGATACCATTACCTCAACTACAAATAGCCAATCTCTTACAAAAGAAGTTTATACTGAAAACCCAGTTCACTTAACATCCATAATTAATGTTGGAGGAGAAAATGTTGGTTATTTAGTTTACAATGGGTTTACCTCTAATTTTAATAGCCAACTTAACGATGCATTTGCGACTTTTCAAGCTAATACTGTACAGCATTTGGTTTTAGATTTAAGATATAACCCTGGAGGATCTGTACTAACAGCCTCTTATTTAGGAAGTATGATTACAGGGCAATTTACTGGAGATGTGTATTCCAAACTTTTTTACAACAACAATTTGCAATCTAATAACCGAGATTTTCAGTTTGTTAATAATATTGATGGAAGCCCTATTAATAGTTTAAACTTAAATAAGGTTTACATTTTAACCACAAGTCGTTCTGCTTCAGCAAGTGAATTGGTTATTAACAGTTTAAATCCATATATTGAGGTTGTTCTAATAGGAGATATAACTACTGGTAAAACTCAAGCATCTTCCACCATTTATGATTCTCCAGAATTATTCAATAAGGATGGTGTTAACCCAAATCACACTTATGCAATGCAACCTTTGATTGCAAACTCTGTAAATGTTAATGAAGCCTTAGTTCCTTCAACTGGATTAATTCCAGATATCACTTTAATTGAGTCTCCAAGAAACTTTGGAACATTAGGTGACATCAATGAACCACTTTTAGCTGCTGCCCTGGCAGATATAGAAGGTTTAGGTCGTTTTAGCAGACAAGAGATTGAATTTAGAGCAATAAAGTCTGATATTAATCTAAAACCTTTTGAAGAAGGCATGTATATAGACAATAGTGATCTAATCATAAATAGATTACAATTGAAATAA
- a CDS encoding DUF4252 domain-containing protein yields MKKLILIIAIALTSAVSFGQSMFDKYEDMKDVSSGVINQKMFSMIASMDIDLDDPDAQKFMEMVKKIQSVKILSTGNSSISANMKADAEGHVSKANLSELMRFKDGDQTVKFYVKEGRDENHVKELFMLINGLGELTKEKSITINGEKREFETVVVSITGDIDLREISKITSTMNVPGGKNLEKVGKKN; encoded by the coding sequence ATGAAGAAGTTAATATTAATAATCGCAATAGCACTCACAAGTGCAGTCTCCTTTGGACAAAGTATGTTTGATAAATATGAGGACATGAAAGATGTGAGCTCTGGTGTTATCAATCAAAAAATGTTTAGTATGATTGCCAGTATGGACATTGATTTAGACGATCCAGACGCGCAGAAGTTTATGGAAATGGTCAAGAAAATCCAGAGTGTGAAAATTTTGAGTACAGGTAATTCATCAATTTCTGCTAACATGAAAGCAGATGCAGAAGGTCATGTGAGTAAAGCAAACCTAAGTGAATTGATGCGTTTTAAAGATGGTGACCAAACCGTAAAATTCTATGTCAAAGAAGGTAGAGATGAAAACCATGTAAAAGAGTTATTTATGCTTATCAATGGTTTAGGTGAACTTACAAAAGAGAAGAGTATCACAATTAATGGAGAAAAACGTGAGTTTGAAACCGTGGTAGTGTCTATTACAGGTGATATAGATTTAAGAGAAATCTCTAAAATTACAAGTACTATGAATGTACCAGGAGGTAAGAACTTAGAAAAAGTAGGTAAAAAGAACTAA
- a CDS encoding ABC transporter ATP-binding protein: MKIKRKHIILKTKDLSIGYQTKKGDSVVANHINLNLKKGELIGLVGANGIGKSTFLRTLSTNQKPLSGVIEINDILLEHYSSQDLAKTMSLVLTEQLMSKNLSVFELVALGRQPYTNWVGNLSEDDISEVKKAIELTNITNLSDRKCYELSDGQFQKAMIARALAQDTDLIILDEPTTHLDMYHKAYILKLLQKLAKETHKTILFSSHEIDLAIQLCDTMIVMTRDKVVSDSPCRLIEQGVFETLFPKDLIGFDKNTGSFRVEK, encoded by the coding sequence TTGAAAATAAAACGCAAACATATCATCCTTAAAACAAAAGACCTTTCCATTGGTTATCAAACCAAGAAAGGGGATTCTGTGGTGGCAAACCATATCAATCTCAATCTTAAAAAAGGGGAACTGATTGGTCTTGTTGGAGCCAACGGGATTGGTAAATCCACTTTTTTGAGAACGCTTTCTACTAATCAAAAGCCTTTGAGTGGCGTGATTGAAATTAATGATATTCTGTTAGAACACTATTCTTCTCAAGATTTAGCAAAAACGATGAGTTTGGTTTTGACCGAGCAACTCATGTCAAAAAACCTGTCGGTTTTTGAGTTGGTGGCTTTAGGTCGTCAGCCTTATACAAACTGGGTTGGCAATTTATCTGAAGACGATATTTCCGAAGTAAAAAAAGCAATTGAATTGACTAATATCACAAACTTAAGTGACCGCAAATGCTATGAACTTAGTGACGGACAATTTCAAAAAGCAATGATTGCACGTGCACTTGCTCAAGATACAGATTTAATTATTCTGGACGAGCCTACAACGCATTTAGACATGTACCACAAAGCTTATATTTTGAAATTGCTTCAAAAATTAGCAAAAGAAACCCATAAAACGATTCTGTTTTCGTCACATGAAATCGATTTGGCAATCCAACTTTGCGACACTATGATTGTGATGACTCGTGATAAGGTGGTTTCAGATTCGCCATGTCGTTTGATTGAGCAGGGTGTTTTTGAGACCTTATTCCCAAAAGATTTGATTGGTTTTGATAAAAATACTGGGAGTTTTCGGGTTGAAAAATAA
- a CDS encoding TonB-dependent receptor plug domain-containing protein: MNTKTMIFGVLLASISSLGFAQQQTDSLKVEQLEEVVITDSRFNLKRENSGKVITKITQKELQNLQGKSIAEIINNTAGIEINGTKSNAGQNLSYFIRGGKNRQVLVLIDGIAVTDASQIANDYDLRLLNADQVESIEILKGASSTLYGTGAATAVINIKLKSASKKAIAVNLSSTLGTNQSQDDQNYAIEHFNNSAAINGSLNKFSYLASFGHQYTDGLSAIEDGEADVFNTHNGYLKLGYQFTDAFKFNAYGSFDKFKTGFDDSFGFVDAENFSMTDQYRIGISPEYTYKNGSITLNAAYNNIEREIESSFPTQFMSRSFVGDLFNRYNFNDKFYTVLGVNAQKNEIESYSIPFGENDFAQDINAQDGNFTIVDPYVNAVYVSGFGLNLNAGLRLNNHSEYGSHLVYSLNPSFKKDINFGYIKGLASYSTSFIAPSLYQLFEPSFGNVNLQPEENRTFEVGAELNVKDKATISVVYFNRLEENFVDFKDLGDFQFQYNNIEEEFTASGFELVADVKLTKSLQLRTNATYTKVDEDLSLRIPEIKVYTTLNYTCGKRTFMSLSYQFNDDRDDSFYNTETFANEIVTLESYSLLDFYISHQIIENKMTLFANINNILNEEFRELFGYSTKGRNINIGFTLSL; encoded by the coding sequence ATGAACACAAAAACAATGATTTTTGGTGTACTGCTTGCTAGTATATCATCATTAGGTTTTGCGCAACAGCAAACCGATTCTTTAAAAGTAGAGCAATTAGAAGAGGTCGTAATTACCGATTCTAGATTTAATTTGAAACGAGAAAACTCTGGTAAAGTCATTACCAAAATTACCCAAAAGGAACTTCAAAATCTGCAAGGAAAATCTATTGCAGAAATCATCAACAATACAGCGGGTATTGAAATTAACGGTACAAAAAGTAACGCAGGACAAAACCTGAGTTATTTTATTCGTGGTGGTAAAAACCGACAAGTTTTAGTGCTTATTGATGGGATTGCAGTTACCGATGCTTCCCAAATTGCAAACGATTATGATTTGAGATTACTCAATGCAGATCAAGTAGAAAGTATCGAGATTTTAAAAGGTGCATCAAGTACACTTTATGGCACTGGTGCTGCAACTGCTGTTATAAATATTAAGCTTAAGAGCGCTTCGAAAAAAGCGATAGCAGTTAATTTGAGTAGTACTTTGGGTACAAATCAATCTCAAGATGACCAAAATTATGCAATTGAGCATTTTAACAACAGCGCTGCTATAAATGGAAGTTTAAACAAGTTTAGTTATTTGGCAAGTTTTGGGCATCAATACACAGATGGATTATCGGCTATTGAAGATGGAGAAGCAGATGTATTTAATACTCATAATGGTTATTTAAAATTAGGGTATCAATTTACCGATGCTTTTAAATTTAATGCCTACGGAAGTTTTGATAAGTTCAAAACAGGATTCGACGACAGTTTTGGCTTTGTAGATGCCGAAAATTTTTCAATGACAGACCAATACAGGATTGGGATCTCTCCAGAGTACACTTACAAAAACGGAAGCATCACTTTAAATGCTGCCTATAATAACATTGAACGTGAGATAGAATCTAGTTTTCCAACACAATTTATGTCACGTAGTTTTGTGGGAGATCTATTTAACCGTTACAATTTTAATGATAAATTCTACACGGTTTTGGGTGTTAATGCTCAAAAAAATGAAATCGAAAGCTATTCAATTCCGTTTGGTGAAAATGATTTTGCTCAGGATATTAATGCTCAAGATGGTAATTTCACAATAGTTGATCCCTACGTAAATGCGGTTTACGTATCTGGTTTTGGTCTTAATTTAAACGCAGGTTTGAGATTAAATAATCATAGTGAATATGGCAGCCATTTGGTGTATAGTTTGAATCCGTCGTTTAAAAAGGATATAAATTTCGGGTATATCAAAGGGTTGGCAAGTTATAGCACATCGTTTATAGCGCCTTCTTTGTATCAATTATTTGAACCTTCCTTCGGAAATGTAAATCTGCAACCAGAAGAGAACAGAACCTTTGAAGTTGGAGCAGAATTGAATGTTAAAGACAAAGCAACCATAAGCGTTGTATATTTTAATCGTTTAGAGGAGAATTTTGTTGACTTTAAGGATTTGGGAGATTTCCAATTTCAGTATAATAATATTGAAGAGGAGTTTACAGCTAGCGGGTTTGAACTTGTTGCAGATGTTAAATTGACAAAATCCTTACAATTGAGAACTAACGCAACCTACACGAAAGTTGATGAGGATTTAAGTCTTAGAATTCCAGAAATAAAAGTCTATACCACATTAAACTATACCTGCGGAAAAAGAACATTTATGAGTTTAAGCTATCAATTTAATGATGATCGTGATGATTCGTTTTATAATACCGAAACGTTTGCTAATGAGATAGTGACTTTAGAATCTTACAGTCTTTTGGATTTTTACATAAGCCACCAAATCATTGAAAATAAAATGACATTATTTGCCAACATCAATAATATTTTAAATGAAGAATTTAGAGAATTATTTGGGTATTCTACTAAGGGACGAAATATTAATATAGGATTTACGCTAAGTTTATAA